A stretch of Microbulbifer bruguierae DNA encodes these proteins:
- a CDS encoding Lrp/AsnC family transcriptional regulator has protein sequence MKIDRHNLKILEVLQTNARISNLNLADEIGLSESACLARVKKLTSEKFIREFQAEVNLDKVRHAEFYVNVALKRQDARTSESFRRAINKIEQIVSCVKMSGEFDYMLRFVCPDAGDFNRVSEQLLADEDAAITRMTSHLVIEKTKPFTGYPLELLFQD, from the coding sequence GTGAAAATAGACCGTCACAATCTCAAGATTCTCGAAGTCCTGCAGACCAATGCCCGTATCAGTAACCTGAATCTCGCGGACGAAATCGGCTTGTCAGAGAGCGCCTGCCTGGCACGGGTGAAGAAACTTACCAGCGAAAAGTTTATCCGTGAGTTCCAGGCCGAAGTCAATCTCGACAAGGTGCGCCATGCGGAGTTTTACGTAAACGTGGCACTGAAACGTCAGGATGCCCGCACCAGCGAAAGCTTCCGCCGCGCAATCAACAAGATTGAGCAGATTGTATCCTGCGTGAAAATGTCGGGAGAATTCGATTACATGTTGCGCTTTGTGTGCCCGGATGCTGGGGATTTCAATCGCGTTTCCGAGCAGCTACTGGCGGATGAAGACGCGGCGATTACCCGCATGACTTCCCATCTGGTGATTGAGAAAACCAAACCGTTTACCGGTTATCCACTGGAGCTATTGTTTCAGGACTAG
- a CDS encoding pyridoxal phosphate-dependent aminotransferase has protein sequence MYSPRFSHMSQALNSADADVWAVSDRAHALANKGEDVIFLCVGDPNFNTPEPILDFARARLGVGRTHYSPAAGELMLRRAIADIESKVSPHPCSPDDVVVFPGGTNAIFAVLSCLLNPGEQIVIPEPMYIGYVPITDALRLDVKKVACPAAQGFAFDIESIKRTIGEDTRAVMINTPVNPTGAMATPDQLRELAAYCRARNIWLICDEMYSMITFARRHTSLRTAAEYLDNVIVIDGLSKSHAMSGWRLGWAVAQGELVARLIEYAGATIFGVPQFIQEAAAFALEFDTYFVKQMRDAYEKRRDLIVERINLIPGLSCNSPEAGMFVMVDVSAVAATGEAFAQALLDAERVSVLPGKPFGPSAVHHVRLTLAADDVELTRALDRIERFVTSGCLKAG, from the coding sequence ATGTACAGCCCTCGATTCAGCCATATGAGCCAGGCCCTCAACTCTGCCGACGCCGACGTCTGGGCCGTCAGTGATCGAGCCCACGCCCTGGCCAACAAAGGGGAAGATGTCATCTTCCTGTGTGTCGGCGACCCCAACTTCAACACCCCGGAACCGATCCTCGACTTCGCCCGCGCCCGTTTGGGCGTAGGCCGCACCCATTACTCCCCCGCTGCCGGCGAACTCATGCTGCGTCGCGCCATCGCCGATATCGAAAGCAAGGTCAGTCCACATCCCTGTAGCCCAGATGACGTCGTTGTGTTTCCCGGCGGTACTAACGCCATCTTCGCGGTACTTTCCTGTTTACTGAATCCCGGCGAACAGATCGTTATTCCCGAGCCCATGTACATCGGCTATGTGCCGATTACCGATGCACTGCGACTGGATGTCAAAAAAGTCGCCTGCCCCGCGGCGCAGGGTTTCGCCTTTGATATCGAATCCATCAAGCGGACCATTGGCGAAGACACCCGCGCCGTCATGATCAACACCCCGGTCAATCCCACGGGTGCCATGGCCACCCCGGACCAACTGCGGGAACTCGCGGCTTACTGTCGCGCGCGAAACATCTGGCTCATCTGCGATGAAATGTATTCCATGATTACCTTCGCCCGCCGCCACACCTCACTGCGTACAGCGGCGGAATATCTGGACAATGTGATCGTCATCGACGGCCTGTCAAAGTCCCATGCCATGAGCGGCTGGCGATTGGGGTGGGCTGTCGCCCAGGGCGAGCTGGTCGCGCGTCTGATCGAGTATGCGGGAGCCACTATCTTCGGCGTGCCGCAGTTTATCCAGGAGGCTGCCGCCTTCGCGCTGGAATTTGATACTTACTTTGTAAAACAGATGCGCGACGCCTATGAAAAACGCCGTGATCTGATCGTCGAACGCATCAACCTAATCCCCGGGCTCAGCTGTAATTCACCGGAGGCGGGTATGTTTGTGATGGTGGATGTGTCTGCGGTGGCGGCAACTGGCGAGGCATTTGCACAGGCATTGCTGGATGCGGAACGGGTATCGGTACTGCCCGGCAAACCGTTTGGTCCCAGTGCCGTTCACCATGTGCGCCTGACCCTCGCCGCCGACGACGTGGAACTGACTCGAGCGCTGGACCGTATCGAACGGTTTGTGACGAGCGGTTGTCTGAAAGCGGGTTAA
- a CDS encoding autotransporter outer membrane beta-barrel domain-containing protein, giving the protein MFVFGKSSARDPALPYALCFSVCAALMAAQVRGDEALFGSLIVFGDSLSDNGNAGIFTSDDPLGVYPRQPAAAFLADHLGLRKQNSCYGLGPAFGGAIPCAPAAVTPAEQLQQIAGSVLGNGPNWAVGGNRTADVLLDLVGSQRFQQLFPDTTVADHNVLTTILPDASRCGSDGICDPAAGESPYLTTAEVQAASSAFGDPAALQALVDDPDNNITLGGVPFATGQGYLQQNAVVANSLYFLQGGGNNILDGVRGGDLSPMSMERAATFLSTAGSELQAAGARYIVMTNAPRIGRTPAIYAQGNAAVNYANYGSELFNDSLRQQLNDIGNILLLDMQGILELAVMHPSAFGFANIDQSATCYINCANPHPVYGAGGSSPNADMLVFYDSIHPTLAGQRLLADYYYETLTAAVGFGTLPDLGYQNSRQHRINLDHHLLSQRYRDPFTTVFFGASVGHAEMGFGPAPNDEFPAWDGFLGMSFAGFEQLEWGLGMSYGGSEYEPDGFFAKSRNFNLSAFARWDNDFWFVDGGIGFADIQYNDIHRSFRLGDDFSTRLDGDTDGTGYNLFLRAGYDASRNLESHMGPFFSVDWAEIDVRGFSESTRSDLTYAGQYGLPQDPLGLRVRGQEREYRRCRAGFFYNSPESAEREWFGELWLEHTAGDDYADLGIGVNSIRGNWGRLPSYRGENAGFFQNGVGAMVGVSITDKLRLAADLLVRPEDTVGGLSLNYRF; this is encoded by the coding sequence GTGTTCGTATTCGGAAAATCGTCCGCCAGAGATCCTGCTCTCCCATACGCGCTTTGTTTTTCCGTTTGCGCCGCATTAATGGCGGCGCAGGTGCGGGGAGACGAAGCGCTTTTCGGTTCATTGATCGTATTTGGCGACAGTCTTTCCGACAATGGCAATGCCGGTATTTTCACTTCGGATGATCCGCTGGGAGTCTATCCCCGCCAACCTGCCGCCGCGTTTCTCGCCGATCACCTCGGGCTGCGCAAACAGAACTCCTGCTACGGACTGGGTCCCGCATTCGGCGGCGCCATTCCCTGCGCCCCGGCCGCCGTTACCCCCGCCGAGCAACTGCAACAGATTGCCGGCTCGGTACTTGGCAATGGTCCCAACTGGGCCGTGGGCGGAAACCGCACTGCGGATGTGCTGCTGGATCTGGTTGGTTCCCAGCGATTTCAGCAGCTGTTTCCGGATACGACGGTGGCCGACCACAACGTGCTGACGACTATTCTCCCGGACGCCAGTCGCTGTGGTAGCGATGGCATTTGTGATCCCGCAGCGGGAGAGAGTCCTTACCTGACCACGGCGGAAGTGCAGGCCGCGTCATCGGCCTTCGGTGATCCAGCGGCACTACAGGCCCTAGTGGACGATCCGGATAACAATATCACCCTCGGCGGGGTGCCCTTTGCCACCGGACAGGGCTATCTGCAGCAAAATGCCGTCGTGGCAAACAGCCTGTATTTCTTGCAGGGAGGCGGCAACAACATACTCGATGGTGTGCGCGGGGGGGATCTCTCACCCATGTCGATGGAGCGCGCCGCTACCTTTCTGTCGACCGCGGGCAGTGAACTCCAGGCCGCCGGCGCCAGGTATATCGTCATGACCAACGCGCCGCGTATCGGTCGCACCCCGGCGATTTACGCCCAGGGCAATGCCGCAGTGAATTATGCCAACTACGGCTCCGAGCTGTTCAACGATAGCCTGCGCCAACAGCTCAACGATATCGGCAACATTCTGCTGCTGGATATGCAGGGGATACTTGAGCTTGCCGTCATGCACCCTTCGGCCTTCGGGTTCGCCAATATTGATCAGAGTGCCACCTGTTATATCAACTGCGCCAACCCGCACCCGGTGTACGGTGCTGGCGGCAGCAGTCCCAATGCCGATATGCTGGTGTTCTACGACAGTATTCATCCCACGCTTGCGGGCCAGCGACTGCTTGCGGATTACTACTATGAAACCCTGACCGCCGCCGTGGGCTTCGGTACACTTCCGGATCTCGGTTATCAGAACAGCCGCCAGCACAGGATCAACCTGGATCACCATCTGCTCTCCCAGCGCTACCGCGATCCCTTTACCACGGTTTTCTTTGGCGCCAGTGTGGGCCACGCAGAAATGGGCTTCGGCCCCGCCCCCAACGACGAATTCCCTGCCTGGGACGGTTTCCTCGGTATGAGTTTTGCCGGCTTTGAACAGCTGGAATGGGGGCTTGGTATGTCCTATGGCGGCAGCGAATACGAGCCAGACGGTTTCTTTGCCAAATCCCGTAACTTCAATCTCAGTGCCTTCGCCCGCTGGGACAACGACTTCTGGTTTGTCGACGGTGGCATAGGCTTTGCGGATATCCAGTACAACGATATCCACCGGTCCTTTCGCCTGGGGGATGATTTCTCGACCCGTCTCGACGGCGATACCGATGGCACCGGCTACAACCTGTTCCTGCGTGCCGGTTACGATGCCAGCCGCAACCTCGAAAGCCATATGGGCCCGTTCTTTTCCGTCGACTGGGCTGAAATCGATGTCAGAGGTTTCAGCGAAAGTACCCGCTCCGATCTCACCTACGCCGGCCAATACGGTCTGCCCCAGGACCCTCTGGGCCTGCGGGTGCGTGGCCAGGAGCGCGAATATCGCCGCTGTCGCGCCGGATTTTTTTATAACAGCCCGGAGTCTGCCGAACGCGAATGGTTTGGCGAGCTCTGGCTGGAGCACACCGCAGGTGATGACTATGCGGATCTCGGTATAGGCGTCAATTCTATCCGCGGAAACTGGGGGCGTTTGCCCTCCTACCGCGGTGAAAACGCGGGTTTCTTCCAGAACGGCGTGGGGGCCATGGTGGGGGTGAGTATCACGGATAAGCTGCGCCTGGCCGCGGACCTGCTGGTGCGGCCGGAAGATACGGTGGGCGGGTTGAGTCTGAATTACCGGTTCTGA
- a CDS encoding DUF2878 domain-containing protein translates to MIKSPMNYKKLANFMLFLAGWWTALLYGNALALIALFVVLMLHFILWRDVRDIFIILVFIFCGFGIEWAFMASGVQDYRSNLPPAWVICIWAMLATIMRYSLSWLVNKPLWAALVGLLIAPVFYYNSVQFGPAGWSRPMWQCLLVISLVWGGLAAFISGVLVPIIEQMETVESSDPKNTVER, encoded by the coding sequence ATGATCAAGTCGCCGATGAATTACAAAAAGCTGGCCAATTTCATGCTGTTTCTCGCTGGATGGTGGACAGCTTTGCTCTACGGTAATGCCCTGGCCCTGATTGCGTTATTTGTCGTACTTATGTTGCATTTCATCCTGTGGCGGGATGTGCGGGATATTTTCATTATTCTCGTTTTTATCTTTTGCGGCTTTGGTATCGAGTGGGCGTTTATGGCCAGTGGCGTACAGGATTACCGCTCCAATTTGCCCCCCGCCTGGGTGATCTGTATCTGGGCGATGCTCGCCACCATCATGCGCTATTCGCTTTCCTGGCTGGTCAACAAACCTCTTTGGGCTGCCTTGGTCGGATTGCTGATTGCCCCGGTGTTCTATTACAACAGCGTGCAATTTGGTCCCGCTGGCTGGTCGCGCCCCATGTGGCAATGCCTGCTGGTGATTTCGCTGGTGTGGGGCGGGCTCGCCGCTTTCATCAGTGGCGTGCTGGTACCGATCATTGAGCAGATGGAAACGGTGGAAAGCAGTGATCCTAAAAACACCGTTGAGCGCTGA
- a CDS encoding cryptochrome/photolyase family protein, with protein sequence MSDKPFRRGLMWLRNDLRMHDNTALYRTDRGCQSWAAVFIACPQTWDSHGDGDNVVAMRLRSLQKLQQALGQKNIPLYFVELPGFGDVPAALSQIAQKLQIDALYANAEYPLNEQRRDRAVRDALKIIGVPVEYCSDRTLTPPGSLTTNSGDGFKVFTPFKRAFIARHDNGAEGSASLPAPRKKSADHLAQWPEWLALESKHNLVRKIPETVTGYGVADGGEAKVLGWPVGESAGQAQLQDFAAKIADYHRWRDFPAHPNTSRLSPYLNCGAVSIRQCAQMALAENGGRWQGASEGASSWLNELLWREFYQHLLVHYPRICRNQSFKPETERVPWSNNTSDFQRWCDGQTGVPIVDAAMRQLNQTGWMHNRLRMVVASFLTKNLLTDWRKGEHYFMRQLLDADFAANNGGWQWAASTGTDAAPYFRVFNPYSQSRRFDPDGEFIRTFVPELTDLSDSDIHCPPQDLFSQVDYPPPICDVTESRKHAIEVFANLKS encoded by the coding sequence ATGTCTGACAAACCCTTCCGGCGTGGGCTGATGTGGCTGCGCAATGACCTGCGCATGCACGACAATACTGCGCTGTACCGTACCGACAGGGGGTGTCAATCCTGGGCTGCGGTGTTTATCGCCTGCCCGCAGACCTGGGACAGCCACGGCGACGGCGACAATGTGGTTGCCATGCGGCTGCGTTCGTTGCAAAAACTGCAGCAGGCACTGGGGCAAAAAAATATTCCCCTGTACTTCGTCGAATTGCCCGGGTTTGGCGACGTGCCCGCCGCCCTCAGCCAGATTGCGCAAAAGCTTCAAATCGATGCGTTGTACGCCAACGCGGAGTATCCGCTCAATGAGCAGCGCCGGGACCGTGCCGTGCGCGATGCGCTGAAAATTATCGGCGTGCCGGTGGAATATTGCAGCGACCGTACCCTGACGCCCCCCGGCAGTCTCACCACCAATAGTGGCGATGGCTTCAAGGTGTTTACGCCGTTCAAGCGCGCGTTTATCGCACGGCACGACAATGGTGCCGAGGGTTCCGCGTCATTGCCGGCTCCGCGTAAAAAAAGTGCCGATCACCTGGCGCAGTGGCCGGAGTGGCTCGCTCTTGAAAGTAAGCACAATCTGGTGCGAAAAATCCCCGAGACGGTCACCGGTTACGGTGTTGCAGACGGCGGGGAAGCCAAGGTTCTGGGGTGGCCGGTAGGGGAGTCTGCCGGCCAAGCCCAGCTGCAGGATTTTGCTGCCAAGATCGCGGATTACCACCGGTGGCGTGACTTCCCCGCGCACCCGAATACCTCCCGCCTTTCGCCCTACCTGAATTGCGGTGCCGTCTCCATTCGTCAGTGTGCGCAGATGGCTCTGGCCGAAAATGGCGGACGCTGGCAGGGGGCCAGTGAAGGCGCTAGCAGTTGGCTCAATGAATTGTTGTGGCGGGAGTTCTATCAGCACCTGCTGGTGCACTATCCGCGGATTTGCCGCAACCAGTCGTTCAAACCCGAAACGGAACGGGTACCCTGGTCCAATAACACATCGGATTTCCAGCGTTGGTGTGATGGGCAGACTGGCGTGCCCATTGTGGACGCGGCCATGCGGCAGCTGAATCAGACCGGCTGGATGCACAATCGCCTGCGTATGGTGGTGGCCTCCTTTCTTACCAAGAACCTGCTGACGGACTGGCGCAAGGGTGAGCACTATTTTATGCGGCAGTTGCTGGATGCCGATTTCGCAGCCAACAATGGCGGCTGGCAGTGGGCGGCATCCACCGGCACCGATGCGGCACCCTATTTTCGGGTGTTTAATCCCTATAGCCAGTCGCGCAGATTCGATCCCGACGGCGAGTTCATTCGTACTTTTGTACCGGAACTTACTGATCTATCCGACAGTGATATTCACTGCCCCCCACAAGATCTTTTTAGTCAAGTGGACTATCCGCCACCTATCTGTGATGTGACCGAATCCAGAAAACACGCAATCGAAGTGTTTGCTAACTTGAAGTCTTGA
- a CDS encoding YbgA family protein produces MKIQQRQSKIPVGISQCAMGDPVRFNGGHKHSRVCTDLLSRVFEYIPLCPEVAIGMGVPRKPIHLLVDKGDAPVDAIRVVGVEDPSVDVTEPLRAYADSVVPELAGIRGYIFMQNSPSCGLHGVRRYLDNGHSIDSKGVGAFARRIQQHFPHLPLEEVGRLNNSELRENFLVRVFAYDAWFRYVEGEEWTESEKLPSRIARIIEFYTAYKYLLLAHNQDATRALGHVLADARAMPEDELAFVVRGRIMEILSHPASRKDRTNALMHSQGHLKAFLNKEEKAELQQLIDEYRRGHKPLSAVLTLLRHYLPRSPHGFIHSQVLLSAEPAELGLCDFQ; encoded by the coding sequence ATGAAGATACAGCAGCGCCAGTCGAAGATTCCGGTGGGGATCAGCCAGTGCGCCATGGGCGACCCGGTGCGCTTCAACGGCGGCCACAAACACAGTCGGGTGTGTACGGACCTGCTGTCCCGGGTTTTCGAGTACATACCGCTGTGCCCGGAGGTCGCCATTGGCATGGGGGTGCCGCGCAAGCCCATCCATTTGCTGGTGGACAAGGGGGATGCCCCGGTTGACGCCATCCGGGTGGTGGGGGTGGAGGACCCCAGCGTGGATGTGACCGAACCCCTGAGGGCCTATGCGGATTCGGTGGTGCCGGAACTCGCGGGCATCCGCGGCTACATCTTTATGCAGAACTCCCCCAGTTGTGGTCTGCACGGCGTCCGTCGTTATCTGGACAATGGGCACAGTATCGACAGCAAGGGGGTAGGGGCCTTTGCCCGCCGCATCCAACAGCATTTCCCGCACCTGCCCCTGGAAGAAGTGGGGCGGCTCAACAACAGCGAATTGCGGGAAAACTTTTTGGTCCGGGTATTCGCCTACGATGCCTGGTTCCGCTATGTGGAAGGGGAGGAGTGGACTGAGAGCGAAAAGTTGCCTTCGCGGATCGCTCGCATTATCGAGTTTTATACCGCCTACAAATACCTGTTGCTGGCCCACAACCAGGATGCCACCCGCGCCCTGGGACATGTGCTGGCCGATGCCCGGGCCATGCCGGAAGACGAACTGGCCTTTGTCGTGCGCGGACGCATTATGGAAATCCTTTCTCATCCGGCCAGTCGCAAGGACAGAACCAACGCCCTAATGCACAGCCAGGGACATTTAAAGGCGTTCCTCAACAAGGAAGAAAAAGCGGAATTGCAGCAACTCATCGACGAGTATCGACGTGGTCACAAGCCGCTGTCAGCAGTGCTCACACTGCTGCGGCATTACCTGCCGCGCAGCCCCCACGGGTTTATCCACAGTCAGGTTCTGCTGTCGGCGGAACCGGCGGAACTGGGGCTGTGCGATTTTCAATGA
- the ydiJ gene encoding D-2-hydroxyglutarate dehydrogenase YdiJ, protein MIPALREINEVQALYLQFLEALKQAGFRGDASPSYASRTVLSTDNSIYQVLPQAVVYPRDTGDLQLLMELADQEDYHKVVLSPRGGGTGTNGQSLTDGLVVDISRYMNRILEINAEEGWARVQTGVVKDQLNAALKPHGLFFAPELSTSNRATIGGMINTDASGQGSCVYGKTRDHVLELETVLMGGERWISHVIDDTELAEINDRADRAGKIHRLVDSIERDKRPLIDAKFPKLNRCLTGYDLAHIRDREKDGRFNLNNILCGSEGTLGFIAEAKLNLLRIPRCAALVNLNYDHFQDALKDASDLMKAGPTSIETVDSKVLQLAMGDIVWDSVSEFFPQNERPVNGINLVEYTAESEEELDAALAKFTAHIDSLIGQPGKSFGYTIARGHSQVNKIWGMRKRAVGLLGNAKGEQRPIPFVEDCAVPPENLADFIAEFRAALDEAGFAYGMFGHVDAGVLHVRPAIDMKDPEQAKQVRIITEKVVALAKKYNGLLWGEHGKGVRSEFAPAFFGELYPELQKIKASFDPRNQLNPGKIATPSAASGLLKIDQVATRGERDRQIPVQVWEGYAEGVHCNGNGACFNWNPDDAMCPSYKGTRNRIHSPKGRASLIREWLRLLAERSVDPEAVARKSREQSFIIGLPGRIKNSLAKARGEYDFNHEVNDSMQACLACKSCAGQCPIKVDVPTFRAKFLELYYSRYLRPLKDYFVGGLEFVMPHLARVPQLYNFPLGLKPVRWLMERGLGLADSPRLSATNLDNAMRELGVPYASRKSLRAMGPAQRAKAVVIVQDAFTSYFDTEVVADTLRLLKLLDFNPLVAPFRANGKPLHVHGFLRQFALVAANNSRELNDLAESGVPLVGIDPSMTMTYRSEYQKLLGDKAPTVHLLQEWLAEHTEHLAGNKNRLRSDSFTLLPHCTEQSNAASSSRQWQQVFAALGMELHTQAAGCCGMAGTYGHEIANKETSRTIFQQSWAPKLNGDNSTILATGYSCRCQSKRFADANLRHPLQALLAQIEDSGFTVSNH, encoded by the coding sequence ATGATTCCAGCACTGCGCGAAATCAACGAAGTACAGGCGCTCTACCTGCAGTTTCTCGAAGCACTGAAGCAGGCGGGCTTTCGCGGTGACGCCAGCCCCAGCTACGCCAGCCGCACTGTACTGTCCACAGACAACTCCATTTATCAGGTACTGCCGCAAGCGGTTGTCTATCCACGAGATACCGGCGATCTGCAACTGTTAATGGAGCTGGCGGACCAGGAGGACTACCACAAGGTCGTGCTTTCCCCCCGTGGTGGCGGCACCGGCACCAATGGCCAGTCCCTCACCGACGGTCTGGTGGTGGACATCTCCCGCTATATGAACCGCATCCTCGAAATCAACGCCGAGGAAGGCTGGGCGCGGGTGCAGACCGGGGTGGTAAAAGACCAGCTGAATGCGGCGCTCAAGCCCCATGGGCTGTTTTTCGCCCCGGAGCTCTCCACCAGCAATCGCGCCACCATCGGTGGAATGATCAACACCGATGCCTCCGGGCAGGGCTCCTGTGTCTACGGCAAGACCCGCGACCACGTGCTGGAGCTGGAAACCGTACTAATGGGCGGCGAACGGTGGATATCCCACGTGATCGACGACACCGAGCTGGCCGAGATCAACGACCGCGCAGACCGCGCAGGCAAGATCCACCGTCTGGTGGACAGTATCGAGCGCGATAAACGCCCCCTGATCGACGCCAAGTTCCCGAAACTGAACCGCTGCCTCACCGGCTACGACCTGGCGCATATCCGGGACAGGGAAAAAGACGGTCGCTTCAACCTCAACAATATCCTGTGCGGTTCCGAGGGCACCCTCGGTTTTATCGCCGAGGCCAAACTGAACCTGCTGCGGATTCCCAGGTGCGCGGCACTGGTGAACCTCAATTACGACCACTTCCAGGATGCCCTCAAAGACGCCAGCGACCTGATGAAGGCCGGCCCTACCTCCATCGAAACTGTGGACAGCAAGGTATTGCAACTGGCCATGGGAGATATCGTATGGGACAGCGTGAGTGAGTTCTTCCCCCAGAACGAACGTCCAGTAAACGGTATCAATCTGGTGGAGTACACCGCGGAATCCGAGGAAGAACTGGACGCGGCACTGGCGAAATTCACCGCGCATATCGACAGTCTGATCGGCCAGCCTGGTAAAAGCTTCGGCTACACCATTGCCCGCGGACACAGTCAGGTGAACAAGATCTGGGGTATGCGCAAGCGCGCGGTGGGTCTGCTGGGCAACGCCAAAGGTGAACAGCGACCGATTCCGTTCGTGGAAGACTGCGCAGTGCCCCCGGAAAACCTCGCCGACTTTATCGCCGAGTTCCGCGCTGCGCTGGATGAAGCCGGCTTCGCCTACGGCATGTTCGGCCATGTGGACGCCGGGGTACTGCATGTGCGCCCGGCCATCGACATGAAAGACCCGGAACAGGCCAAACAGGTACGGATCATCACGGAAAAGGTGGTGGCACTGGCGAAGAAGTACAACGGCCTGCTATGGGGCGAGCACGGCAAGGGCGTGCGCTCGGAGTTCGCGCCGGCGTTTTTCGGCGAGCTGTATCCGGAGCTGCAAAAGATCAAGGCCTCCTTCGACCCCCGCAATCAGCTGAATCCGGGCAAGATTGCCACCCCCAGTGCCGCCTCCGGCCTGCTTAAGATCGACCAGGTAGCAACCCGCGGCGAGCGCGACCGCCAGATCCCGGTACAGGTTTGGGAGGGCTATGCCGAGGGCGTCCACTGCAATGGCAACGGCGCCTGCTTCAACTGGAATCCCGATGACGCCATGTGTCCCTCCTACAAGGGCACCCGCAATCGCATCCATTCACCGAAAGGCCGCGCCTCCCTGATCCGCGAGTGGCTGCGCCTGCTGGCCGAGCGATCTGTCGACCCGGAAGCCGTGGCGCGCAAGAGCCGCGAGCAATCCTTTATCATCGGGCTGCCGGGACGCATCAAGAACTCTCTCGCCAAGGCCCGCGGTGAGTACGACTTCAACCACGAAGTGAACGACTCCATGCAGGCCTGCCTGGCGTGCAAGTCCTGCGCCGGCCAGTGCCCGATCAAAGTGGACGTTCCCACCTTCCGCGCCAAATTCCTCGAGCTCTACTACAGCCGCTACCTGCGACCACTGAAAGACTATTTTGTGGGTGGACTTGAATTTGTGATGCCCCATCTGGCGCGGGTGCCACAACTGTACAATTTCCCCCTGGGCCTGAAGCCGGTGCGCTGGCTGATGGAGCGCGGTCTGGGTCTGGCAGACTCCCCGCGTCTTTCTGCCACCAATCTCGACAACGCAATGCGCGAACTGGGCGTGCCCTACGCCAGTCGCAAAAGCCTGCGCGCCATGGGCCCGGCACAGCGCGCCAAGGCGGTGGTGATCGTACAGGATGCCTTTACCAGCTATTTCGATACTGAGGTAGTGGCCGACACCCTGCGACTACTCAAGCTGCTGGACTTCAATCCGCTGGTGGCGCCATTTCGCGCCAACGGTAAGCCGTTGCATGTGCACGGTTTCCTGCGCCAGTTTGCCCTGGTCGCCGCCAATAACAGCAGGGAACTCAACGATCTGGCGGAATCCGGGGTTCCCCTGGTGGGTATCGACCCGTCCATGACCATGACTTACCGCAGCGAATACCAGAAGCTGCTGGGCGACAAGGCACCGACGGTGCACCTGTTGCAGGAGTGGCTGGCGGAACACACCGAGCATCTGGCCGGGAATAAAAACCGCCTGCGCAGTGACAGCTTTACCTTGCTGCCCCACTGCACCGAGCAGTCCAACGCCGCCAGCTCTTCCCGCCAGTGGCAACAGGTGTTCGCCGCCCTGGGTATGGAGCTTCACACTCAGGCCGCCGGCTGCTGCGGTATGGCCGGCACCTACGGCCACGAGATTGCCAACAAGGAGACCTCCCGCACCATTTTCCAACAGTCCTGGGCACCAAAACTGAATGGTGATAACAGCACCATTCTCGCCACCGGCTACTCCTGTCGCTGCCAGAGCAAACGCTTTGCCGATGCCAATCTGCGCCATCCGCTGCAGGCACTACTGGCACAGATTGAAGATTCGGGGTTTACTGTGAGTAATCACTGA
- a CDS encoding tetratricopeptide repeat protein, which translates to MFQARWLPALGAALLTLQISTLPLAQADSRPAGAPVSEWIAEAETLALAGDYDTALPLYERAIAALTAEPHRQSQLRYRYGIVLTALGGQRPDLYPLARHQFEAVLEYINSAPGLPFEHSAARVRSAIAHTYHQHSALQDNPSKRIAMLRNAYELYASTIDDLRREEDWQNLAITSFNIGQVCEWQGNLEEAIDWLEQAVELDRQHGFADLEEDQAYLTALRELVNPERPVAENTAI; encoded by the coding sequence ATGTTTCAGGCCCGATGGTTGCCCGCCCTGGGCGCCGCCCTGCTGACCCTGCAGATATCCACCCTGCCCCTGGCACAGGCGGACTCCAGGCCAGCAGGCGCTCCGGTATCGGAGTGGATTGCAGAGGCGGAAACTCTGGCCCTTGCGGGTGACTACGACACAGCGCTGCCTTTATATGAACGCGCCATCGCCGCGCTGACGGCCGAACCCCACCGCCAGAGCCAACTGCGCTACCGCTACGGTATTGTACTGACTGCCCTCGGCGGCCAGCGCCCGGATCTCTACCCCCTCGCCCGCCATCAGTTTGAAGCGGTGCTGGAGTACATCAACAGTGCACCTGGGTTGCCGTTTGAGCACTCTGCCGCCCGGGTACGCTCGGCCATAGCCCACACCTACCACCAGCATTCGGCCCTGCAGGACAATCCCAGCAAGCGCATCGCTATGCTGCGCAATGCCTATGAGCTGTATGCGAGTACCATTGACGACCTGCGCCGGGAGGAGGACTGGCAGAACCTGGCGATCACTTCGTTCAATATTGGCCAGGTGTGCGAATGGCAGGGCAATCTGGAGGAAGCCATTGATTGGCTGGAGCAGGCGGTAGAGCTGGATCGTCAACACGGGTTTGCCGATTTGGAAGAGGACCAGGCCTACCTGACAGCACTGCGCGAACTGGTAAATCCTGAACGCCCGGTGGCTGAGAATACCGCTATTTGA